In Lysinibacillus sp. FSL M8-0337, the following proteins share a genomic window:
- the recJ gene encoding single-stranded-DNA-specific exonuclease RecJ, which yields MILSKKRWQVERPDAQLVQTLQNDLQLSAIAAKILAARGCTTSADAESLLNMTEANIHDPFLMHGMAEAVARIQQALENNEKILVYGDYDADGVTSTTVMLHVLLDLGADVSFKIPNRFLHGYGPSEALFREAHEEGIQLIITVDNGISGIEPIRVAKELGMDVIVTDHHEPGEELPQADIILHPRVPEGHYPFGELAGVGVAFKLAHALYGELPTHLFEFVAIGTVADLVPLVDENRYLVKRGMEEMRRSLSPWIQAMCEVASAEQATINEETIGFYFGPRLNAVGRLGEASPAVELLMAEDTAKATALAKQLNGCNAERKDIVKSITDEAIAFIEADKKIGDSLVLVVAGEGWNAGVVGIVASRLVELYYRPTIVLSLDFEKGTAKGSARSIEGFHLYNELAKNRDILPHFGGHPMAAGMTLPLEHVDELRTRLDAQARACLTEEQLTPVLAIDIPLKIDEISADAIEEIATLGPFGTDFPKPVYVLEDVEIATMRKIGAAENHIKMELTDGLEKLDSVGFNKGHLYHELTYGIKVSFTGDLQINEWQGRKKPQFMIEDVQTTEWQLFDIRGIRQTSRWLHTVPKEEAVFFAFRLETISYYQSLLGVPIELVDVELSNVEQTDYIVLLDLPHNVQLLENVLSKTAPTRIYAHFYMPDSQYFNGIPTREQFAWYYKFLKQRPAFPLDMHLPDLAKHTGWPLEALKFMTQVFFELNFVKMESGLTTVNMNAPKTALTEAPSYKQRSEQIEIEQKLVYAPYIELKQWFDERLNLYANTVS from the coding sequence ATGATTTTATCGAAAAAAAGATGGCAGGTCGAGCGTCCAGATGCCCAACTTGTCCAAACATTACAAAATGACTTACAACTTTCTGCTATTGCAGCGAAAATTTTAGCAGCACGAGGCTGTACAACATCAGCCGATGCAGAAAGTTTATTAAATATGACAGAAGCAAATATTCACGACCCATTTTTAATGCATGGTATGGCAGAAGCGGTAGCGCGTATTCAACAAGCGCTTGAAAATAACGAGAAAATATTAGTGTACGGAGACTATGACGCGGATGGTGTAACAAGTACGACAGTAATGCTCCATGTCTTACTAGACCTTGGCGCAGATGTGTCCTTTAAAATACCGAATCGCTTTTTACATGGCTATGGTCCGAGTGAAGCATTATTTCGTGAAGCCCATGAAGAGGGCATTCAATTAATTATAACAGTCGATAATGGTATCTCTGGGATTGAGCCAATCCGAGTGGCCAAAGAACTTGGAATGGATGTGATTGTCACAGATCACCATGAGCCTGGGGAGGAGTTACCACAGGCAGATATCATTTTACATCCGCGTGTACCTGAAGGACATTATCCGTTTGGTGAGCTGGCAGGTGTAGGCGTGGCGTTTAAATTAGCGCATGCCCTTTATGGCGAGCTGCCAACCCATTTATTTGAATTTGTAGCAATTGGTACGGTTGCAGATTTAGTTCCTTTAGTGGACGAAAATCGTTACCTTGTCAAACGGGGGATGGAGGAAATGCGTCGTTCCCTTAGTCCTTGGATACAGGCGATGTGTGAAGTGGCAAGTGCTGAGCAAGCCACGATTAATGAAGAAACAATTGGCTTTTACTTTGGACCGCGCTTAAATGCAGTTGGGCGTCTAGGTGAAGCATCGCCAGCTGTTGAGTTGCTTATGGCAGAGGATACAGCAAAGGCGACAGCATTAGCCAAACAGCTAAATGGATGTAATGCAGAACGCAAAGATATTGTGAAAAGTATTACCGATGAAGCGATTGCCTTCATTGAAGCAGATAAAAAAATTGGTGATTCTCTTGTGTTAGTTGTTGCGGGGGAAGGCTGGAATGCTGGTGTTGTAGGAATTGTCGCATCCAGACTTGTTGAACTTTATTATCGTCCAACAATTGTACTGTCACTAGATTTTGAGAAAGGGACAGCAAAAGGGTCTGCCCGTAGTATCGAAGGCTTCCATTTATACAATGAATTGGCGAAAAATAGAGATATTTTACCGCATTTTGGCGGACATCCGATGGCAGCGGGGATGACGTTACCGTTAGAACATGTGGATGAACTGCGCACACGCTTAGATGCGCAAGCAAGAGCATGTTTAACCGAAGAGCAATTAACGCCAGTTCTTGCTATTGATATACCACTTAAAATTGATGAGATTTCCGCAGATGCTATTGAAGAAATTGCCACGCTCGGTCCATTTGGCACTGATTTTCCAAAGCCAGTGTACGTGCTTGAAGATGTAGAAATTGCAACGATGCGAAAAATTGGCGCAGCAGAAAATCACATTAAAATGGAATTAACTGACGGTCTTGAAAAATTGGATAGTGTAGGATTTAACAAAGGTCATTTGTACCATGAGCTGACTTACGGCATTAAAGTGTCGTTTACTGGCGATCTTCAAATTAATGAATGGCAAGGACGCAAAAAGCCACAGTTTATGATTGAAGATGTTCAAACGACAGAGTGGCAATTATTTGATATTCGTGGTATTCGTCAAACATCTCGATGGTTACACACGGTACCAAAAGAGGAAGCAGTCTTTTTTGCGTTTCGTCTTGAGACAATCAGCTATTATCAATCATTGCTTGGTGTGCCAATTGAATTAGTGGATGTAGAGCTGTCCAATGTGGAACAAACAGATTATATTGTGTTGCTAGATTTACCGCACAATGTTCAATTATTAGAAAATGTGTTAAGCAAAACAGCACCTACACGTATTTATGCCCATTTCTATATGCCAGATTCCCAGTACTTTAATGGCATACCTACACGTGAGCAGTTTGCGTGGTACTATAAATTTTTAAAGCAACGTCCAGCATTTCCACTAGATATGCATTTACCGGATTTAGCGAAACATACTGGTTGGCCTTTAGAAGCATTAAAATTTATGACACAGGTGTTTTTTGAGCTTAATTTTGTTAAAATGGAGAGTGGACTGACGACTGTCAACATGAATGCACCGAAAACGGCATTAACGGAGGCACCGTCTTACAAACAACGTTCTGAACAGATTGAAATAGAGCAAAAACTTGTCTATGCGCCATATATAGAGTTAAAGCAATGGTTTGATGAACGATTAAATTTATATGCGAATACAGTTTCGTAG
- the trpA gene encoding tryptophan synthase subunit alpha, whose product MTTLQQAIEQVKNAGNKAFVPYIMAGDGGLSTVKPTILSLQKMGVTAIEVGIPFTDPVADGPTIEMAGERALAEGVTLRNVLETLASFRQEITVPLVVMTYFNPVLAYGLEQFASACVAGGVKGLIVPDVPLEESAILRQTLNPHGVDIVQLVSLTSPPERIARIAAASQGFVYAVTVNGITGARASFADDLEGHFQRLREMCQIPVLAGFGISTPQQVVSMGALGDGVIVGSTIVEALHKGNVAKVEALVAASKGTIETSTPL is encoded by the coding sequence ATGACAACTTTACAACAGGCAATTGAACAAGTAAAAAATGCAGGGAATAAAGCTTTTGTGCCCTATATTATGGCGGGCGATGGAGGACTTAGTACAGTAAAGCCGACAATCTTGTCGCTACAAAAAATGGGGGTAACAGCGATTGAGGTCGGAATTCCTTTTACCGATCCAGTTGCAGACGGTCCTACTATTGAGATGGCTGGTGAGCGCGCATTAGCAGAAGGTGTAACATTGCGCAATGTTCTAGAGACACTGGCATCATTTCGTCAAGAAATTACAGTGCCATTAGTCGTGATGACTTATTTTAACCCTGTTTTAGCTTATGGCTTAGAGCAATTTGCTAGTGCTTGTGTGGCAGGGGGTGTCAAAGGATTAATCGTCCCTGACGTACCACTTGAAGAAAGTGCGATACTGCGTCAAACGTTAAATCCACATGGTGTGGACATTGTGCAGCTTGTATCATTAACAAGTCCACCAGAGCGAATTGCTCGTATTGCAGCGGCTAGTCAAGGCTTTGTCTATGCTGTAACGGTGAACGGCATTACAGGAGCACGTGCAAGTTTTGCGGATGATTTAGAAGGTCATTTTCAACGTTTGCGAGAGATGTGTCAAATACCAGTATTAGCGGGCTTTGGTATTTCAACACCACAACAAGTTGTGAGCATGGGGGCACTTGGGGACGGTGTCATCGTAGGGAGTACAATAGTAGAGGCTTTGCATAAAGGCAACGTTGCAAAGGTCGAAGCATTAGTCGCTGCCTCAAAAGGAACGATTGAGACGTCAACGCCTTTATAG
- the trpB gene encoding tryptophan synthase subunit beta, producing MHSLANSVPTKEGRYGKFGGQYVPETLMTALIELEAAFDEAMADQAFTNELAYYLKEYVGRETPLYFAENLTNELGGAKIYLKREDLNHTGAHKINNAIGQALLAKRMGKKKIVAETGAGQHGVATATACALLNLECVVFMGAEDIKRQQLNVFRMELLGTKVESVETGSKTLKDAVNAALRYWVMNVEDTHYILGSALGPHPFPKIVRDFQRIIGVETRTQILEKEGRLPDAVVACIGGGSNAIGMFHPFVDDEAVALYGVEAAGSGIDTGKHAAAIAGGQLGVLHGAYMYLLQDDNGFVQEAHSISAGLDYPGKGPEHCYLHDIGRAKFDSITDTEALEGLQLLSRTEGILPALESAHAIAYTAKLAQEMDADDIIVVCLSGRGDKDVHTVRAVLGGEQS from the coding sequence ATGCATTCATTGGCAAATAGCGTACCAACAAAGGAAGGACGCTACGGAAAATTTGGTGGGCAGTATGTCCCGGAAACTTTAATGACAGCATTAATTGAATTAGAAGCGGCGTTTGATGAAGCGATGGCAGATCAGGCATTTACGAACGAGTTAGCTTATTATTTAAAGGAATATGTAGGACGTGAGACACCACTGTACTTTGCTGAAAATTTAACGAATGAGCTTGGCGGTGCCAAAATTTATTTAAAACGTGAAGATTTAAACCATACAGGCGCACATAAGATTAATAATGCGATTGGCCAAGCACTTCTTGCTAAGCGTATGGGAAAAAAGAAAATCGTCGCGGAAACAGGTGCAGGGCAACATGGTGTAGCGACAGCGACTGCTTGTGCTTTATTAAACTTGGAATGTGTAGTATTTATGGGTGCAGAAGATATTAAACGACAGCAATTAAATGTTTTCCGTATGGAGTTACTTGGCACAAAGGTCGAGTCTGTAGAGACGGGGTCAAAAACATTAAAAGATGCTGTCAATGCTGCACTACGTTACTGGGTGATGAATGTTGAAGATACACATTATATTTTAGGTTCCGCTCTAGGTCCACATCCATTCCCAAAAATTGTACGTGATTTCCAACGTATCATTGGTGTGGAGACTAGAACACAAATACTGGAAAAAGAAGGGCGTTTACCTGATGCGGTAGTCGCATGTATCGGCGGTGGTAGCAATGCGATTGGTATGTTCCATCCATTTGTAGATGATGAAGCGGTCGCATTATATGGTGTAGAAGCAGCTGGCAGTGGTATTGACACTGGAAAGCATGCAGCAGCTATTGCAGGTGGGCAGTTAGGTGTTCTGCACGGAGCGTATATGTATTTACTGCAAGATGACAATGGTTTTGTGCAGGAGGCTCATTCCATTTCGGCTGGGCTTGATTATCCTGGTAAGGGGCCTGAACATTGTTATTTGCATGATATTGGTCGAGCGAAATTTGATTCGATAACAGATACTGAGGCGCTCGAAGGTTTACAATTACTAAGTCGGACGGAAGGAATATTACCTGCATTAGAAAGTGCTCACGCCATTGCCTATACTGCAAAGCTTGCGCAAGAAATGGATGCAGATGATATTATTGTTGTTTGTTTATCGGGTCGCGGGGATAAGGATGTCCATACGGTACGTGCAGTACTTGGAGGTGAGCAATCATGA
- a CDS encoding phosphoribosylanthranilate isomerase: MTKVKICGLKEVQHVQAAVQAGADAIGFVFAPSKRQVTIEQAQQLAKHVPDGIKKIGVFVNPTPEELRSAVLTVPLDYVQYHGEESPEFIIQQGYPSIKALSVRCAEDVQAATNYDVDYYLFDAPGTDYKGGSGHTFDWTLLEAAGIPQHKLILAGGLKLDNIQEALSLVSPFMVDVSSGVETEGSKDTAKITAFLQAVKRGRV; this comes from the coding sequence ATGACGAAAGTGAAAATTTGTGGTTTGAAAGAAGTCCAACATGTGCAAGCCGCAGTGCAGGCAGGTGCAGACGCCATCGGTTTTGTCTTTGCGCCAAGCAAACGTCAAGTAACCATTGAACAAGCGCAACAATTGGCCAAACATGTACCCGATGGAATAAAGAAAATTGGTGTCTTTGTCAATCCAACGCCTGAAGAATTACGTTCGGCAGTATTAACTGTGCCATTGGATTATGTCCAGTATCATGGTGAGGAATCTCCTGAGTTTATTATTCAACAAGGCTATCCATCAATTAAGGCTTTGTCTGTCCGTTGTGCAGAGGATGTGCAGGCGGCTACTAACTACGATGTGGATTATTACTTATTTGATGCACCAGGCACAGATTATAAAGGTGGTAGTGGACATACGTTTGATTGGACATTACTTGAAGCTGCTGGTATTCCACAACATAAGCTAATTTTAGCTGGTGGGTTAAAATTAGACAATATTCAAGAGGCACTGTCACTCGTATCACCTTTTATGGTAGATGTTTCAAGTGGTGTGGAAACAGAGGGTAGTAAGGATACAGCAAAAATAACAGCATTTCTACAAGCAGTAAAGAGGGGGAGAGTATAA
- the trpC gene encoding indole-3-glycerol phosphate synthase TrpC: protein MNILTKIIEQKKIEVDALITQPDPLANFNEIKRDALFATLKSADTLQVIAEMKRASPSKGLIAEGANPVKQAKIYAQAGAAAISVLTDKTFFQGSFEDLAAVAKAVQTPLLCKDFMIDRVQIRFAKAAGASIILLIAAALDDAMLQDLYRFATSLGLEVLVEVHDIEELERALAVGAKLIGVNNRDLRTFEVDLERTQEIAEAFPFGEQRVLISESGIWHSDDAKKVAAMGASAVLVGESLMRSDDAGVALQQLQVNKAGASL from the coding sequence ATGAATATATTAACTAAAATAATTGAACAGAAGAAAATAGAAGTAGACGCATTGATTACACAGCCAGATCCATTAGCCAATTTCAACGAGATAAAACGTGACGCTCTTTTTGCAACGTTAAAGTCTGCTGATACTTTACAAGTCATCGCCGAAATGAAGCGCGCATCTCCATCCAAAGGTCTTATTGCAGAGGGCGCTAATCCAGTAAAACAGGCAAAAATTTATGCACAAGCTGGTGCAGCCGCCATTTCGGTTTTAACAGATAAAACGTTTTTTCAAGGTTCGTTTGAAGATTTAGCAGCCGTTGCGAAGGCGGTTCAAACGCCACTTCTGTGTAAAGACTTTATGATTGACCGTGTGCAAATTCGCTTTGCGAAGGCTGCTGGAGCATCAATCATTTTACTTATTGCTGCAGCACTTGACGATGCAATGTTACAAGATTTATATCGTTTCGCCACAAGTTTAGGTCTTGAAGTATTAGTTGAAGTGCACGATATTGAAGAGCTTGAACGAGCACTCGCTGTTGGGGCAAAACTAATAGGGGTTAATAACCGAGATTTGCGTACATTTGAAGTCGATTTAGAGCGAACACAGGAAATTGCAGAGGCTTTTCCATTTGGGGAGCAACGTGTGCTTATTAGCGAAAGCGGTATTTGGCATAGTGATGATGCCAAAAAGGTTGCAGCGATGGGGGCAAGTGCTGTTCTTGTAGGAGAATCATTAATGCGCAGTGACGATGCAGGTGTAGCACTTCAACAATTACAAGTAAATAAAGCAGGTGCATCACTATGA
- the trpD gene encoding anthranilate phosphoribosyltransferase → MDSIQRKVQQRQHLMYEEMIEAAQWMFQQETPKDAIAKFLIDLSAKGETAHEVAALATVMRSFALQVPAAAGVYMDNCGTGGDGLNTFNISTASAFVLAGAGVKMAKHGNRKISSASGSADVLEALGIHTNISIEQTLTLLETEGIAFLYAPNVHPKLKRIGEVRRALGKPTIFNLVGPLTNPVPLATQFTGINRPNFVMEYASVLQMLGRERAIVVSGPKGLDEASLAGQNTAILVDKGDLIPFALTAEDVGLHYAPLEAIRGGNADENATIMRKLLAGEQSAYFDTVLLNAAIGLFSQGTAQTVHEGVEMAKDSIFSGRALQKLEAVVAFSEKIKEVEIGL, encoded by the coding sequence ATGGACAGCATACAAAGAAAGGTACAGCAACGACAGCATTTAATGTATGAAGAAATGATTGAAGCTGCACAATGGATGTTCCAACAGGAAACGCCAAAAGATGCTATCGCCAAATTTTTAATAGACTTATCTGCAAAGGGTGAAACGGCACATGAAGTTGCAGCATTAGCCACTGTAATGCGTTCGTTTGCACTCCAAGTACCAGCAGCAGCTGGGGTTTATATGGATAACTGTGGTACAGGCGGAGACGGCTTAAATACATTTAATATTAGTACCGCATCAGCCTTTGTCTTGGCAGGAGCAGGCGTTAAAATGGCGAAGCACGGGAACCGCAAAATTTCTTCTGCATCAGGTAGTGCAGATGTGTTAGAGGCTTTAGGTATTCATACGAATATTTCCATTGAACAAACACTGACACTTTTAGAAACAGAAGGAATTGCCTTTTTATATGCTCCAAATGTCCATCCGAAATTGAAACGCATTGGGGAAGTACGACGTGCCTTAGGAAAGCCCACTATTTTTAATCTTGTTGGTCCGCTAACAAATCCTGTCCCATTAGCAACGCAATTTACGGGCATTAATCGTCCCAACTTTGTAATGGAATATGCTTCTGTTTTACAAATGTTAGGACGGGAGCGGGCGATTGTCGTTTCTGGTCCGAAAGGGTTAGATGAAGCATCACTTGCCGGTCAAAATACAGCCATCTTAGTAGATAAAGGTGACTTAATTCCATTTGCCTTAACAGCAGAAGATGTCGGGCTACACTATGCACCCCTAGAAGCGATACGCGGTGGCAATGCTGATGAAAATGCAACTATTATGCGTAAATTACTCGCTGGTGAACAAAGTGCCTATTTCGATACGGTATTGTTAAATGCCGCAATAGGTTTGTTCAGCCAAGGAACAGCACAAACCGTTCACGAAGGTGTTGAAATGGCAAAAGATAGTATTTTCAGCGGCCGTGCATTGCAGAAATTAGAGGCAGTTGTAGCCTTTAGTGAAAAAATAAAAGAAGTGGAGATTGGGCTATGA
- a CDS encoding chorismate-binding protein — protein sequence MQTTSSRTKMKTINGDSLTPILIFRRLQGTHKFLLESSAQHEGAGRYSFIGANPRKTYKGVGDVIEEYSYKTGKTYTHKGDLFVLLKRLMPRISNTTEFPFSGGAIGYIGSNATNIVLNHQGMLELPDVYFHVYETIIVFDHLTDEVTCIHTNIDAEKKEPNLEELAQQLLTGNEEEDTTWSYDGLTTLSDQELESTVTSLTKTLSEEHTRVVLSKRFIANIQGDAFALYRQLRKKTPAPYMYFVTFDDHIVMGTSPESLVRVQGEHVIATPTEGSCARGATNVEDLDNERQLYENIEVRKSHASLVTAIQQKLATVCFPDSIKLVETMKIERSKQAMHMTSRLEGQRLPMLHAVDVLAAMMPTFTSINIPEGQIKEKTAQTADVFGGAIGFIGFNGHLDFSLTGKSIVVENERLHTQSTVMVTKYANVGSVLTQVTAEQQLFLQHLENESEAK from the coding sequence ATGCAAACAACCAGTTCAAGAACAAAGATGAAAACAATCAATGGGGATTCATTGACACCAATCTTAATTTTTAGACGCTTGCAAGGCACCCATAAATTTTTACTGGAGAGTTCAGCACAGCATGAAGGCGCAGGCCGTTATTCTTTTATCGGCGCTAATCCACGAAAAACCTATAAAGGTGTGGGCGATGTGATAGAGGAATATTCCTATAAAACAGGAAAAACGTATACACATAAAGGTGATCTTTTTGTACTGTTGAAGCGCTTGATGCCACGTATTTCTAATACAACCGAATTTCCCTTTTCAGGTGGTGCCATTGGTTATATTGGTAGTAATGCAACGAACATCGTTTTAAATCATCAAGGCATGTTAGAACTACCAGATGTTTATTTCCATGTCTATGAAACCATTATTGTTTTTGACCATCTAACGGATGAGGTGACTTGCATTCATACGAACATTGATGCTGAAAAAAAAGAGCCAAATTTAGAGGAGCTAGCTCAACAGTTGTTAACGGGCAATGAAGAGGAGGATACTACATGGAGTTATGATGGGTTAACAACGCTATCAGATCAAGAACTTGAATCCACTGTGACATCGTTAACTAAGACGTTAAGCGAAGAGCATACACGTGTTGTCCTGTCCAAACGCTTTATTGCTAATATTCAAGGAGATGCATTTGCGCTCTATCGCCAATTACGTAAAAAAACGCCTGCGCCGTATATGTATTTTGTCACTTTCGATGATCATATTGTGATGGGAACATCACCTGAAAGTTTAGTTCGAGTACAAGGTGAACACGTCATTGCGACGCCAACGGAAGGCTCTTGTGCACGAGGTGCAACAAACGTAGAAGATTTAGATAATGAACGTCAGCTATATGAAAATATTGAGGTAAGGAAATCACATGCAAGTCTTGTTACGGCTATACAACAAAAACTAGCCACTGTCTGTTTCCCTGATTCTATCAAGCTAGTTGAAACGATGAAAATTGAGCGGTCAAAGCAAGCAATGCATATGACATCACGTCTGGAGGGGCAGCGGTTACCGATGCTTCATGCAGTAGATGTATTGGCTGCTATGATGCCAACATTTACATCAATTAATATCCCAGAGGGGCAAATAAAAGAAAAAACAGCTCAAACAGCAGATGTTTTTGGTGGAGCTATTGGCTTTATAGGGTTTAATGGGCATTTAGATTTTTCATTAACAGGCAAATCCATTGTAGTGGAAAACGAAAGGCTGCATACACAATCCACTGTTATGGTAACTAAATATGCCAATGTCGGCAGTGTACTGACACAAGTAACAGCAGAACAACAGTTGTTTTTACAACATTTGGAAAATGAAAGTGAGGCTAAATGA